Within the Lycorma delicatula isolate Av1 chromosome 11, ASM4794821v1, whole genome shotgun sequence genome, the region tttttgaagacaaaaaatcattcttcctttaataggcacagcatcgaatcagtttaaagtgatccaaacattacctaaaacttttgtctgaaacaatttttgatatgaccaacccttacggtaaggtatgaacaaaatttttctggaattgtaagaagatggggcttgtatgctaaacatgagaaactttttttctcatgcaaccattgtcgtgttgagtaaatttgaagtttttcgttactttaagatggaaatcttttgtATTAAGATGGAAATATATttgcactggtgaaatctacctccacctttttTGATTTTGTCAGTTGTTGAAGCcatgtttgtttaataaactgATTCATGTATCTTAGCAAAATTAAACAATGTCAGGTGCAGATTCACCACATGCTGTTGGTTTTATTAGCATTTAATAACCACAGCTATACTACTATTTAAGagcaacattaataattgtaaagaTACAATTAGAAACAGCTCAATGTTTAATTATAGTTAGTTAAAGAACATTAGCTACTGTAAGAGTTTTTCCTTTATTGTGACTGTAACATGAAGAACaaattataaaggtaaaaaaaattgttaatatgattaatttaatattgctatttaaatatttttttatttttctaatgtgtatatctgttcaactagtgaacaataagcaaaccctccccatggcccagtgagatgaggatgatatgtattatttgtaaatgaggtgaaatcttgtacagactcaggtcgaccattcctgagacatgtggttaattgaactccaaccatcGAAGTACACCAGTAatctgtctagtattcaaatccatataaaagcaatttactttactaggatttgaaccttagaaccatCGGCTTTGATAATCAGCTGTTAACAActgatttggaaaaattaattttccattagaCTAAGTCGataggctttttttttaaatatttaacaatgcacaatggtatttttattaacatttaattaaatttaactgcaTAGGATAATTGCACCAGATCTACGGGGATATGGTGATTCTGAGAAACCAGCTGGAAGAAAGTATTATCAGATAAAATACCTTGTTGAAGatgtaaaaaatcttattaatgctttaggtaaatatatattttttttgaattactatAATATCTAAGTAACATGACAGCACTTATATTACATTTACTGCTAGAATTTAAAAGTTGGATGCTTCTAATAGGatcctaaaattataattacctacaaataacaagtattaatgaacagtaacagtaatataaaattatcgtaACTTAACAAAATGTATAATCAATGTCAGGATGCTTTCATGGTTTTTGTATCAGGTTTGAAtcagattgtaaataatttataaataaagtagaacTAATCAAGAAGGGAATGTAAAAGCTCCCttatacaaatgaaaaacaacaaatatattaaaattcaaataaaagcctGACTTCAAAAATTTGAGTTTATCAATTTTGGCTAtatctttacttaaaatattgcCAGGCTGGAATTAAGAAAGACAATCTGCTATCAGAGTAGCATACTCTGGACCAGAACTTACTCAGGACCAGGGTTAATAAATTGTTGGTAGCTGCTTTTAACCTCATGACTTGTAAAAGTCAATATTTAAATAAGGCTTAAAAAAGACTTCTTTCAACTGACACTTTATCTTCTGACACATATTGTGTCAGATGGCTGAGACCAAGTTTATATATGGCCCATCCACTATAAAGTAAGTACATGACATACAAAAAGCACCAATCTAAGTCTCTCTCTTAATCATGATGTTCATTACATAGCCAGTCCCTACAATGAACAGAGAAAGTTTCGTTCATAGAGCTGAATGTCATATAAATGTCTGTAAAACTTGGCATGTTGATATGCAGccatacatttaattaatgaagcAGATTACAGGAAATAACTTCTTATCTTACTTTCGTTTGTAAGACATGGGACATGGCCGACAtgggatgcttattatttttgagaatgctTATGTAATTCTCAGAATGAATTGTAACTCACATTAGGTCATCTACAACCATTACGGTTGTAATAATTAACACCTATAACATGTTTGAAAGTATGCTTTTGATTTCTAAATCATTGATTACATATAAAGATGTAATTTACATCTACTTTTAGCAATTTCATAAAACTACATTCTttggtttctattttattttaattaattaatgaacataaCTTCAGgaagcaatattaaaatattttgtgttactttttggaaaaacttttttttctgttttataaaagcaAAGTTTTTCCTTTTGagctttattaataaaacaacaacataaaaaatttgttatataatggTCTGTGAcatctaatatttaattgttttatttgtgtgttttttgttttgttttttttttttagaaactaatactaaatatttttgtatttcaatcaTTTCAGGACGTGAAAAAGCCACAATAGTAGCTCATGATTGGGGTGGCATAATTGCATGGTTCTTTGTCATGATTTACAGTCAAATGGTAGACAGTTATGTAATAATGAATGCACCACATCccattatatttagaaaatttatttcaactagtTTTACACAATTAAGGATGTCATGGTAATATAACtagatgtaattatatattagaattaattttttttatttgctattcaACTAGATTGAAGCATGTCTACAATCCtttcttttccaaaatatttttaaaatggtttggaAATATATCTGTATTCCATCTGATATTTTGGATTCTAATCTGCttcagatttgaaatttttcaaatactttgaCTATTTTCTATACCACACTACCACTTTTAACTTTCATGCatatacagtgaaaaaaaatgcTAGTATATTGTATTTTAGCCCCATCCAGAAACccaaactttcataaaatatttgatcGGATGGATGCCTAATGGAAAGCTTGAAGCCCTAATATCCATACCACTGTTAATCTCATTTCCAGTTCTGCTTCAGTTAGACAATTTCTCCACATCTCATCTACATTCAGTATCCTTTCTTTCCAGTCCAGAGTGTCTCGTGCATAATGGTTTTCACACTCACTGAATCCATACTAGGGATATGGAAGACTAATAATAGGTAGTATACATTTGAATAGAATAATGGAAATTATGGTAGGCTTATGAGTTaggctttaatataatttttaagtaattgaaaaaataatatggtattttttttttatcatttcaatataaattaaagaaaaaaaaagttgaactatATAAATTTGACAACCGTCACTGACTCATTCATTACAGATTATCCAGTTCCTgaataagtaaaaagttaaaatttatcagttaCTCGCAagtccaaaaaaaagtaaaatgaattttcgATATAATATGAAATTAGTTTGCTAATATCCAACACAGCATATTCCAAAAACGTAATTTTTCAGAtatagcaaaaaattatttaggaattttctgaagcaaatttaaaaaaattacattgttctgatgtaattattttaaattaaaacaataacaaaaatagcaAAGTGAtgatactctcgaagacaccacAATTCACCATGTACAATTAACGGCCCGACAGCCCATAATCCTTTTGACCAATCCTTCTAAGCTTGTGCATTACAGACGGCATTCACCACTACTTGTTTAATATGTGCCTAAACAGCAACATTTCGTCAAAAAAAACACCTAGGTAATTTTGAACCCTAACTTGACTGATTACACagactttatatttaatgtgggggtttcgactgtatGGTAATTTGTCTGCTCCCTTCAGAAGCATATACTTTGTCTTggcacagaaattttttaaattttgattgtccaTTCAACCTTCTGCAGCTGACAAGGCCACCTGCACTCTTTCTTCCAGTTgtggtcattaattttttttaccatgaaCTGAAATAGACAGTCATCGGTGAAAGCCTGGACCGTGACCCGTTCTGGGAATGTCAGTCTCAGAAATCCGTCAAAaatcaggttccacagcaggggattAGAATGAAACCTTGTGGGCTTCCCCTGGTTAcaaatttttccacaactaggcaTGCGTCTTTGTGAACAGAGCCATGCAGATAGATAAATAGTCTCAGACCACGACCTGCAGGGCTTCAGGAACATTGCGACATTCCAAAACTCATAGAGGctagaactccaacacaaggaaggaagtGATCATATCAATGCTTTCCATTCATATCGATGCTTCCCtggagccgttccacaaccagtcTTACCAGCAACTTACCGAGAGccagcaagaggctgatgggttgataactgctgacctcactagGATCGCTTCCAGGTTTTAAGACCACCCTCAACATAACCAGCTTCCAACAAGTGAGAAAGCAACCCCAGGTAAGGCACCCTGAGAACAATCTACCAAGTGACTCTCTTATGACAAGCAAAAGATGGTGAAAAAAtctgggtcaagttggtcaatcctaGTAAATTTCTCATTGCCATTAGAGAAATCACCCAGTCTGTATCAACAGAATCCACAGCCTGCATGTCAGGAAAGGGTGTCCATCCACCCTAACGCCGATTCTGCTTCACCCTTCAGAGCATCTGGAAATAGAGTAAACAGAAATGCCTGGTAAGTTGCCACAGGTATTAAAATGTGGTCTTGGCCACCAAACCCACATCAGACACTAGACAGaatgtgcaatggctttggccagtAGTATGATTTCACAAGCTGCCAGGGGCTGCCTACCCTGCATCTCGCGCATGTAGTCAACATTTGATTATATACATTTGGCACATGTCTTGCCAAcatttgagtttggcttccttgatggcatgaacatattTTCCATGTACTTGCTGGTACATCTACCATGCGCTTGTGGTATTCCACAACCACATCATTGATGCTACTGCAGCGATGGTACTGTTTCCTAACCAGATGTAACCCTTGCACACAGcatgctaaggtcagaggacACCACTTTTTTCTAAGTCTCACTGCGAATAGCAGACGGTCCATCAGATCATGTGAGCATCATATGATCCTTGGATCATATGATGTTTGATTCTAGCGTATCAAATATAAACCaccagtaattagataagttaaacttaccatattaatatcCAATAGTTGATATTCACAACCaaattgacaaattataaaatgaataggttttaatgtatttatagaaTTCAATAGCAACTGAAGATCCTGCAAAAATCGTATTGgatattaatatggtaagtttaacacTACCATCCATTCCCTGAAATGTGAATTTAGAAGTGGTCATCCAGacacaaaatgattaaaataagcctaaaaatttgttaaaaagagtttaagcaaaacattattaaatattgtatttatttatcataaagttatcagtcatttgactgatttgatatGATACTCTTCCTTGTTTTAGTTCagtggtaattttttaataacataattaagtaTAGTATTAATCAGTCACTAACTTGAAAGCataaaatttgattcataattccctacaatgaaaaatttgaacTAAAAATATAAGGTCTGTGTAGtgttctatatttaattaaaacggtactcatttatgaaatgaaatctcATTTATCTCTGAAATTATAGCAGTTTTAAAGGAAATCAATTGATTTCCTTTAAACAGGTTGTGAAGATGCTTTATGAAAATGGAGTCCTTTGTAGAGTGATTTATTGCAACTGTTACAGAATTTCATGAAATACGCATAGATTGAAActataattatacagaaaaaaggtttaaagtttataatatggGGTAAACcttaatatttctcaataaattgttaataagatAGATATGTTATATTGAATATAAGCATTTTCTTTTTGTAGTAAATACACCCTAACAATCTGACTTGAATGTTTAGAAGATTCTAACAAAGTTTCTCTTCTCTCCTCCCATTCATCTTAAGATCTCTCTATTACatactttatcaacccatctaaTTTTCAATTACTACTTCCTGTAACACCACATTAcatgtctttttctttttgtttttcctattgACCAGGGTCTTCCAACcattaaatactatattatatataaaatttttaagaattctttctAATCCATTGATGTATTGCGTCTAACTGCTGCGTCCAGGTGCAAAGCCTCTTttctttattacagaaaaatatcttCTTTCAAATAGTTCTTAAAGTTGGTACAATATAGTTTGTTCTTGCACACTAGCCGAGCCTGCAAATACAATATTTTGCTAAGGaatcaaattagtttttttaacttattctgtAACATAATTTATGGAATATACATTTTGTCTAATCTTTTGAGTCAGGGaacctattttaaaaagtaaacatttgaaACTCATAtgcaaaatgtttctaaaatggcagGATGGCTATACTGTTTCAGATACTGcttttaaaaccaaacaaaaaatatccttaggaaaaatggcagtttctccttcattctctccCTGtccgtcattttattatttttatataaaaatttatatctcaagttcggatagaggaacaCATTAGTGATATGGTAAACGTCTTGGTAATAGTTATAACATAGCAAAAAATTATGACTTATATACCTTTGCAATTTACAAAATGGCAgccgtgtttatttttcaatcccatatttctccataaatattagttttatcaaaatttgctaaaatataaagccttttattttgaagaaaatgaagttttatgttttaaaatgtgaTAACAAATAATCAAGATATGGTgaaaattgatgtatttaaattaatgttgtaattttcatGAGCTCCACTTTgcattcaatttgattaaatattaattgtttttatttattgttaactctagtatcaaattaagtaataattttctcacaataaaatttaatattaaataatttgatactaatttacaatactagaattaacaaaaataaaaagaatatttaatcaaattgaacacAAAGTGGAGGACActaaaacagacacaaaattacaacattaatttccCACCATAACTCGGCTCTTTGTTGACcgatctaacaaaaaaatattgtcattttgttgaaaataaaaagcttaatattttagcagaaacatacattttgaaaaaacgaatatttatggagatataacggattgaaaataaacatggccaccattttgtaatttgcgacgGTATTTAAGTCatgattttttgttagtttaaaaatttattcgaactttaaactatttgaacttgagatacaaattttaatataaaaataataaaatggtggacacagggagaacgaaggagaaattgccatttttcctaaggatattttttgtttagttttacaagtagaatccgaaaaagtacagccagcccatcattttagaaacactgtatatatAAAGTTGAAGATTTTCCTCTTTTCACATACCTAAACCTTCCTTAAGAAATGTTCTATAGAAAGGTGAAAACCACATCAGAATCTTTCCCACCAGTtctccatattttaaaataattgttaagagACTTGAGTTTTGTCTGCATTAAAGCTTTTCTTGTTTATGCAAATCGCTTTTGATTTCTGCTTTACTTCGatccttgttatttttaataactgattaacaaaattgtaatttctattgtaagataaatatattatatttatctaaacATATAATTCATCATGTTGCTTTTCatcatattaaattacttttatattattcttgtttattttcatactgaATTTCTTTATTAGCATTAAATCAATGCCATCTAGTATTTCTTCagactcattttttatttctaccaaaaAAACATAGTCATGAGAAAATCTGAACAGCTTTTTTTGTCTTCGGATAACTATTGCAATCTTAAATTTGTCCTTCAATTCCTGTGCCACTTCTTTTACATATAAAGTTAGAAATCAAAGGGTTCAGAATAACTTCCCTGACATACTTCTTCTTAATCAAAGATTCCCTTTATCTTTTACTCTGTTCCAGGTCTACCCGTTTCTTATACAGATAACATTCAAGTCTTCTTTCTcgttatttcagtttaatttccttaaagttttaaaaattttcctaaaatcaTTTATCAGATGCCTTCACTTAAGGAAATAATCAACAAATAAGAAagttttacacttttaaattatatatttgtaaagatttctttataaatacatcctcccattcaaaaaaaaaaaaatgtgtttaatttgtaAAGATTCTTAGAATATCGACCAGActatttaaattgttaagttattctatactaaataaaaaattacattataattagaataaaaccTATAAGTTTTaagacataaatataaaaaaaattattttaacagcaatttagattacatgaaaataattttattattgtttacaggtacttttttttctttcaaataccaTATTTGCCAGAGTTATTTATACAGTTGAGAGATTTAAGATTTCTAAATGTAATATTCTATACTAAGAAAAAAGCGTCACCATACAATGAAGAGGATAAAGAAGCTTACCGTTTTACTTTTGCTAAAcctggtaataatttatttttattattcatatgagGGATGGCGGAAATGTAACACACActcgtaaataaaaagaaatagtcaaATGGAACAATTATGGCTTAAAATCACatttcatttgctacaaaaacttacatttatttttctaaacaatcACCACTTACAACTACACATTTCTCCCAATGGTGAACTAGTTTGCTCATTttgtcaatgaagaatgctggaagtctttccttgatccatgacTCATCTTCGatgatgaaatgaataatatttctctttaattgcAGAAATAAGAAAGATCATGAGGAAAGAAATCTGCTGAGTATGGATAGAaaggaataggttcaaattttagCTTCACAAGAATCTTGACTGTTGAGTGTGTTGTGTTTGACCAAGCAGTattgtattttagtattattgCTTCTGTGGTCTCCTAAAGGGTCTTAATGTCATAATCTATTGAAGGGAATTTACTTTCAAACTGGTTTCCAAATAGTAACAGTAAGTAAGTCACATACACATgttcagaatttacaaaattttttgcagaggattatgttttgaattgttttattgtGGTGAACCAGAATGCCAGTATTCCATATGCTCTGCTGTTTTTCTTCTGGGTTATAAAGATGTACCCAAGTTTCATTTCCcattacaatattgaaaaggaagtcatgATATTTTTCAGAAACGGTTCTTAACATTCCTTTTGTTGTTTGTTCCTTTCTATGAGTTTGcatcattttaaattcatttattcagcTTTTTTTGGTGTTTCTCATCAGTCATAAAAACTAATGGACCATGGTGAGGTTCATCCTCCATATTCGCTTTATCAGCttttaatgtacaaaattctACTATTCGCCTGCTGAAAGACTTCAGTCAACAGTTTCAtcaatgtaaataacattttagatGACAATGAATGTCACTAACGTTCATTTTTTCtgccattaaaaattcattctctaCATATTAGGATGCATTAACATAGCAGGTATACTTGATTCTATAATAATGGTGACTGACAGAATATGAGGACATAAGTAAACAAGTTTTGTAATGTTAGCAGGGGAATGAAACTAAAAGATGGCAACACCTGTGTcactttatatgaaattttgttcttCTGATACATTCCAGTGTGCATTTCATTTCAGATGCCACTCATACTTGTTAAACTTTGTCACAATTGAATACTGAATACTGTATTGGACTAAGCTTTGTTTGCATGGGAGGAATATGGTTTATGATCTGGCATGATTTAAGATGTTCTTatgttcttattaaaaatatcagcattaacaaatcttattttttatattgtacatttagAAAGTTGATTCAGTTCTGACATATAAGtactgattataaaacaatatacataatgcatatcttactaaaaataattaattgcagttaatgaagcaaattattttttaattgtattttaaaataggcAAGGTAACTCATTATCTGATTCCTGTATTgccattattactattactgagGACAGACAAAACCAAAAAACCAAAGAATGTAATATTGTAATGTCGTAATTCAGttaacttttcagttttttattttttatttttcagttaacttatttttatatttcatatttaaattttacactttttaatatttaaattaacaacttgTGTGGTCATAATGTTAGACTAACAGTattttgataaacaattatttgAGACGCATGTATTTGGTTTGTAATCAATTCTGTCATAACATTACACCTctaaaagtttttagatattattcaATACTAGTTATAGAGCACATGATTAACAATAGATAGTATATACGCTTTAACTTTAGTGAAAAGTAACGGAAAATATTGCTATTGTGATAATGTGATTttgggaaaattaaataaagaataaagtgaTAAGAAATCTGAACTTGGTATAGATGATGATAGGGTTACTTTCTACAaggaattacaaaatattactaaattattttcaattcttttttaatttttcaaaaaatgtatttaatatcttGTTTACAGCTGTACTTTGTATTATCTGAATTCAAAAAagaagtttcaaaattaaattctatttgagAATTATGCTTTTAagtaaattatcagtttttagaaaaaaaaatacacccaAAAACAGCTGATACTGAGGTCTTTCAATTAAATAACTTGAACTCAAAGAGTAAATAACTCCATTtccaatttttaactgtttctttattttaacaattagttAACGTTTTTTGAACAGGAggcgtaacattttttttactaaaaaacaggacaatatttctttatacatttatcagaattatctaaaagtgttttttttactcACATATTTTAAGCTTTCCCTACTGTGGAGTTTCTGCTGTAGATTATGCTCCATTCACttctcaattttttaatgaagactTCACCTTCATTACAGTAAAAGTCAgctcattttgttgttttatctaGTGACTTTTGacttacttttgtttttcttgatggtcattaaaagaacaataaatagaCAAAATAATTCATTCCATAGATAACTAAAATATATCCTAAATGATagtaacagtttaaaaatgtGTGGTAGGTGTCATAATCATGTGTAATGGTTGTAGGTAATCTGACATGTGATAAAATCAGTCACAAAACTGACATGCCACTCTCAAGATATCAAACTCTAATTTTAGGTTTACTAGTGCATGGTTACCTGCAAAGCGATTTCCCGTTgccttttttaataagtttatatacTGTTGCATACCAGCATTTCAAGCTTTTTGAAACGCTGGTGATGTTCAAGCCTATAAGTCTATAATTGAaatcttcacttcatttacatcaagGACTAACAGTGTAGTGAACACTATTACTCCCATAATTCTGACTCTAGTTTTCATATATCACAGCCATAAAAAAGTTTGGAACAAATAATGTGTAAAGtactaataaataatgtataaaaaataacccaATCAATTATACATCATCCCCCATTCATACCATTAGAACACCCAAAAGCCTTTCTTTATGTAGTGCGCTTACTTTTGGGAAAGAAAACTTTATTCAGAatctttaacagaaaatttattatacagaatgGTTTTTGATAACGAAACAAATGAGATGGGATTTGCTAATATAGGAAATAGAAAtcaattgataaatatttctttaaggtTTTGTTTTGAATCTTAATTGACTtgtcaaaaaaatctatttattttgacaCTTGACGGTCTCACATGTATAACGGAGACATATATTTGTACCAGCATAATTGTTGAACTAATGGGGCTGACATACATTCTATAATTTCTCAATGTCATTTGAGTGGGAGGTGATGAATTCCAGTTGGACACTTTCCAATACTCATAAACTTACTAAAAATACTCAGAGATGTCACCTTTCAAAAGCACGTAAGTGttaacaaatatgattaatattaccaaAGTTATACGATCCTAAAGCCATCCTACTgggaaaatacaaagaaatattttcctcAATCCCAATATTACACAATTGTGTATCAGTTgcaattaaatgagaaaattaaaataaaaaatgtataaagttattaacttgttttttttttttcaggagcaCTGACACCACCAATAAATTACTACAGAGCAAATTTAATGCTAAATTTAATGCcagataaaaactttttaaaatccataccaaaagatgataaaaatttaccgccaggattattattatttggtgaaAAAGATATAGCAATACATGTGGATAGTATTATAGGTACTGACCGTATAATACCAAATCTctcaattgaaataataaaagatgcaACACATTTTGTACAACAAGATGATCCTGATGCTGTTAACCAGTTAATGCAAGATTTTTTCGTTAaacttccaaaattaaaaaaagaaatagaagccAGAGagtaaattattagaataatataaaaaatcattactatacatattttattaataataataattattatttttaattaaaatgtcagatCTActgttttatatctaaataaaattaattgttagccAAAGATTATTAATGGTAGAAGATTATATAATGGTACCgcattatcatattaattttgtctTTGTGTTCCTTGTACTCTCCTTCTAACAGGCTgaacaatattgatgaacttgaATTATGGTTTCTAGCTACATAGATTATCTTCTAATCTTCATTTAACTCTGAacaaatgtttactttatttttgattgCAAGTagcaaaagttttaaataaaattataaacttaaaaaattaagaaatgttaataacaaaaagaaaaatgtaatgcagtcaattaataaaaagaaattttttataaacttccaaAGTTACaataggttaatttattttttactacatggtatacttataaaataaagaattaagaaagtgtttgttattttattactatacttttaaagaaatgtaaccttttaattgttgtatatttatttgtttttaattaaaatatatgattaagtacttatttaaatatttataatataaattacaattttatatttaaatcattaggTTAAATCGCTTTTTAgttacgataaaatattataatattataacataatttatattctttttgttacaataaaacattattaaatcagtatatatGATCTTGTATTATTTCATATACACTAGGCTCTTCTTcagtgagatgtgtggttacttgaaatccaaccaacaaaaaaatcaccattatccacgatctagtattcaaatccatataaaagaaaaactgcctttactaggatttgaacttagaactctcgacttcaaaaccagctgatttgcgatgacaagttaac harbors:
- the LOC142331961 gene encoding epoxide hydrolase 4-like; the protein is MGQLNSRCTIILIRIIAPDLRGYGDSEKPAGRKYYQIKYLVEDVKNLINALGREKATIVAHDWGGIIAWFFVMIYSQMVDSYVIMNAPHPIIFRKFISTSFTQLRMSWYFFFFQIPYLPELFIQLRDLRFLNVIFYTKKKASPYNEEDKEAYRFTFAKPGALTPPINYYRANLMLNLMPDKNFLKSIPKDDKNLPPGLLLFGEKDIAIHVDSIIGTDRIIPNLSIEIIKDATHFVQQDDPDAVNQLMQDFFVKLPKLKKEIEARE